The DNA window GCGCGGGGATTCGTCCACCAGGCCACTTCGGAAGATCTCGCCGAGATCCTGGGGCGGGAGAAGGTGGTCTGCTACGCCGGATTCGACCCGACCAGCGACTCGCTCCACATCGGGAATCTGGTCATCATCATGGGGCTCGCCTGGTTCCAGCGCGGCGGCCACCGGCCGATCGTGGTGATGGGCGGCGCCACCGGCATGATCGGCGATCCTTCGGGAAAGTCGAAGGAGCGGAACCTTCTGGACACGGAGCAGATCCGGCGCAATCTGGAGGCGCAGCGCGTTCAGTTCGAGCGCTTCCTCGATTTCGGCGAGGGGGGGGCGCTTCTCGTCAACAACGCGGACTGGCTCGGCCGCTTCGGCTACCTCGAATTTCTGCGCGACGTCGGGAAACACTTCCGTCTCGGCGAGATGCTCGCCAAGGAAACGGTGAAGAGCCGGATCACGAGCGAGGCGGGGATCTCCTACACCGAGTTCTCCTACATGATGCTTCAGGCCTACGACTTCCTCCACCTCTCGGACACCTACGGCTGCAGCTTCCAAGTCGGCGGCGGCGATCAATGGGGAAACGTCACCTCCGGCATCGATCTGATCCGCAAGCTCCGGGGCCGGCAGGCCCACGGCATCGTCTTCCCGCTCCTCCTCGATTCGTCGGGGCAGAAGATGGGAAAGACCAGCGAAGGGGAACGGGTCTGGCTCGACCCGGAGAAGACCTCCCCCTACAAGTTCTACCAGCACTGGATCAACATCCCGGACGACAAGGTCGTTTCTTATCTCAAGTTCTTCACATTCCTCCCCCTCGACGAGATCGTCGAAACGGAACGGGCGGCGGAGGAGGCGCCGGAGAAGCGGATCGCGCAGAAGCGGCTCGCCGAGGAGGTGACCCGGATCGTGCACGGCGAGGAAGGGCTCGGCGCGGCGACTCGGGCGACGAATATCATCTTCGGCGGCGAAATCACCGGCGTGGACGAGAAAACGCTGGCGGACATCTTCGCCGATGTCCCCTCGGCGACCCTCCCGCGGGCGCGCCTGGACGAAGGGATCGGCGTGGTGGACCTTCTCGTGGAGAGCGGCGGCGCCAAAGGGAAGGGGGCGGCGCGGCGGTTGATCGAC is part of the Candidatus Eisenbacteria bacterium genome and encodes:
- a CDS encoding tyrosine--tRNA ligase; the protein is MNVFEELRARGFVHQATSEDLAEILGREKVVCYAGFDPTSDSLHIGNLVIIMGLAWFQRGGHRPIVVMGGATGMIGDPSGKSKERNLLDTEQIRRNLEAQRVQFERFLDFGEGGALLVNNADWLGRFGYLEFLRDVGKHFRLGEMLAKETVKSRITSEAGISYTEFSYMMLQAYDFLHLSDTYGCSFQVGGGDQWGNVTSGIDLIRKLRGRQAHGIVFPLLLDSSGQKMGKTSEGERVWLDPEKTSPYKFYQHWINIPDDKVVSYLKFFTFLPLDEIVETERAAEEAPEKRIAQKRLAEEVTRIVHGEEGLGAATRATNIIFGGEITGVDEKTLADIFADVPSATLPRARLDEGIGVVDLLVESGGAKGKGAARRLIDGGGVYLNNRRVDSADRTVGPDDLVAGPNLVIRQGKKNYRLVKFE